In a single window of the Shumkonia mesophila genome:
- a CDS encoding pyridoxine 5'-phosphate synthase → MHRRLRLGVNIDHVATIRNARGGHFPDPLRAAMLAVEAGADGITAHLREDRRHISDADISKIRQAIPVPLNLEMAATEEMLAIALHHRPHAACIVPEKREERTTEGGLDAARGHNHLKPFVAALGRAGIRVSLFVEPDLRQLDAAVSLGAPVVELHTGAYCDAEDGRRERELERIREAAAHAEKVGLECHAGHGLTYETVKPIAAIPAIVELNIGHFLVGEAIFVGLAESIRGMRALMDEGRAGR, encoded by the coding sequence ATGCACCGACGCCTGAGACTCGGCGTTAACATCGATCACGTCGCGACCATCCGCAACGCCCGCGGGGGGCACTTTCCCGACCCGCTGCGCGCCGCCATGCTGGCGGTCGAGGCCGGGGCCGACGGCATCACCGCGCATCTGCGCGAGGACCGCCGGCACATCTCCGATGCCGACATCTCGAAGATCCGCCAGGCCATTCCGGTACCGCTCAACCTCGAGATGGCGGCGACCGAGGAAATGCTGGCGATCGCCCTGCACCATCGCCCGCACGCCGCCTGCATCGTGCCCGAGAAACGCGAGGAGCGAACCACCGAAGGCGGACTCGACGCGGCGCGCGGCCACAACCACCTGAAGCCGTTCGTCGCCGCGCTCGGCAGGGCCGGCATCCGCGTTTCGCTGTTCGTCGAGCCCGATTTGCGGCAGCTCGACGCGGCCGTTTCCTTGGGGGCCCCCGTCGTCGAACTGCACACCGGCGCCTATTGCGACGCCGAGGACGGCCGGCGTGAGCGCGAGCTGGAACGCATCCGCGAGGCCGCCGCCCACGCCGAGAAGGTCGGGCTGGAATGCCATGCCGGCCACGGACTGACCTACGAGACGGTGAAGCCGATCGCCGCCATCCCGGCCATCGTCGAGCTGAACATCGGCCACTTCCTGGTGGGCGAGGCCATCTTCGTCGGCCTTGCCGAA
- a CDS encoding DUF2062 domain-containing protein translates to MWPSAGWRRSTSYLFHRIARIPGTPHYIAAGLACGAAISFTPFIGLHFVLSFLLAWIVRGSLVAAALGTAVGNPWTFPFIWIWIYELGHWMLNVRSPIPAEAVNFVHLFARITGSLLRMDMHYLFDIAGPVLWPMFIGSIPTAIVVWFVFYLPLKPAVAAYQHRRRFRRMKKAQEESDAPTPETRR, encoded by the coding sequence ATGTGGCCCAGCGCCGGATGGCGGCGCTCGACCTCGTATCTGTTCCACCGCATCGCGCGCATTCCGGGAACGCCGCATTACATCGCCGCCGGACTGGCCTGCGGCGCCGCCATTTCGTTCACCCCGTTCATCGGCCTGCATTTCGTGCTGTCGTTCCTGCTGGCCTGGATCGTCCGTGGCAGCTTGGTCGCCGCCGCTCTCGGCACGGCGGTCGGCAATCCGTGGACCTTTCCGTTCATCTGGATCTGGATTTACGAACTCGGTCACTGGATGCTGAACGTCCGCAGCCCGATACCGGCCGAGGCGGTGAACTTCGTGCATCTGTTCGCCAGGATCACCGGCTCCTTGTTGCGCATGGACATGCATTATCTGTTCGACATTGCAGGGCCGGTGCTGTGGCCGATGTTCATCGGCAGCATTCCCACGGCGATCGTCGTCTGGTTCGTGTTCTACCTGCCGCTCAAGCCGGCGGTGGCCGCCTATCAGCACCGCCGGCGTTTCCGCAGAATGAAGAAGGCACAGGAGGAATCGGATGCACCGACGCCTGAGACTCGGCGTTAA